One Prosthecobacter debontii DNA window includes the following coding sequences:
- a CDS encoding right-handed parallel beta-helix repeat-containing protein produces MRLISLPLLLAVFSVVTWASAEEIRVKATVSSTVLADAVAVAEAGDTVILEAGIYREAVKLSKAIILRGEPGAILEGSDPLKADWQPVAGMNDVFSVELKKQPEGLLAAGAFIAEIRWDRAQKAGEWHWQTLLEKGTPLSGFKQVQALWMYHPQEKRAYLRWKEGASPAQAELAVVRSNKPLIEIGASGVVVEGLTFQGGKTAIELGKGAKDCVVRKCRVDSYEDTGILITDGASQCTVENCALTRGALEDWRATNEIRRENYEIWRLHKDVGKYDRVGIDLIEPGVANRILNNRFDRVFDGICLGDYRAESLDKPLPDAESGRGTEIAYNVIENTRDSGIELGTGCIEVNVHHNTLRHTHGGFRFKVPRIGPVFVHHNHLIEGTPFNLWFSMDSSPAEGYIYHNTFEGGDDAAIVYSSFNAMRNFATPKWHVLNNLALNVRDGFFEQRKGTPPRDFTESNNLITKDASAAEDKGLDLSTYRNGKPLPGCEKGYYHGRAPDVGAAEKGR; encoded by the coding sequence ATGCGGCTCATCTCCCTGCCACTCCTCCTCGCCGTTTTTTCAGTCGTTACTTGGGCTTCCGCAGAGGAGATTCGAGTGAAGGCGACAGTGTCCTCTACGGTTCTCGCCGATGCAGTGGCTGTGGCTGAGGCAGGTGACACCGTGATTCTAGAGGCCGGGATTTATCGGGAGGCTGTGAAGCTCTCGAAAGCGATCATCCTGCGTGGGGAGCCAGGGGCCATATTAGAGGGAAGTGATCCTTTGAAAGCAGACTGGCAGCCTGTCGCGGGGATGAACGATGTTTTCTCGGTTGAGCTGAAAAAACAGCCGGAGGGCCTGTTGGCTGCGGGGGCGTTCATCGCCGAGATCCGCTGGGATCGGGCCCAGAAAGCAGGGGAATGGCACTGGCAAACTCTATTGGAGAAAGGAACGCCGTTGAGTGGGTTTAAGCAAGTTCAGGCGCTCTGGATGTATCACCCCCAGGAGAAGCGAGCCTATCTGCGCTGGAAGGAGGGTGCATCGCCAGCACAAGCGGAACTCGCGGTGGTGCGGTCTAACAAACCCTTGATTGAAATCGGAGCCTCAGGCGTGGTTGTGGAGGGGCTGACCTTTCAAGGTGGCAAAACCGCGATCGAATTGGGGAAAGGTGCGAAAGACTGCGTGGTCCGTAAGTGCCGAGTCGATTCGTATGAGGACACGGGCATTTTAATCACCGACGGCGCATCCCAATGCACGGTCGAGAACTGTGCTTTAACACGCGGGGCCTTGGAAGATTGGCGGGCGACGAATGAAATACGCCGTGAGAACTATGAGATCTGGCGCTTGCACAAAGACGTCGGCAAGTATGACCGAGTGGGCATTGATCTGATCGAGCCAGGCGTGGCCAATCGCATCTTGAACAACCGTTTTGATCGTGTGTTTGATGGCATCTGTTTGGGGGATTATCGCGCCGAGTCGCTGGATAAACCCTTGCCTGATGCCGAAAGCGGGCGCGGAACCGAGATCGCCTACAACGTGATCGAAAATACACGAGATTCGGGCATCGAGCTGGGCACGGGCTGCATCGAGGTGAATGTGCACCACAATACGCTGCGGCACACGCATGGTGGCTTCCGGTTCAAGGTGCCACGCATCGGTCCTGTCTTCGTGCATCACAACCATCTCATCGAAGGCACACCTTTCAATCTGTGGTTCAGCATGGATTCCTCACCTGCGGAGGGTTACATCTATCACAACACCTTCGAAGGCGGAGATGACGCGGCCATCGTTTACTCGTCCTTCAATGCCATGCGGAACTTTGCGACCCCCAAGTGGCATGTGCTGAATAACCTCGCTCTTAATGTGCGCGATGGATTCTTTGAGCAACGCAAAGGCACTCCGCCACGCGACTTCACGGAGTCCAACAATCTGATAACGAAAGATGCAAGCGCCGCTGAGGATAAAGGACTCGATCTCTCCACCTACCGGAATGGGAAGCCGCTACCTGGCTGTGAGAAGGGCTACTATCACGGGCGTGCTCCAGATGTGGGTGCTGCAGAGAAGGGGCGATGA